Genomic DNA from Novipirellula galeiformis:
CTCGCGTTGAGTCCATGTCGCGACTGCGGCGGCCAGCGAACCGCCTGCGGCGAGTTCGAGCGTGCCGCCTTGCCTTGGCTCCGGGAAGTCATCCAGTCTCAGAGGACGTCCCCGCGCTAGCACCGATGCATGCTCGACCGCGTTTCGCAGCTCCCGAACATTTCCCCACCAAGGTCGTTTTTGTAATTCCTCGATTACCGATTCATCGATGGCATGGGCCGCGGATGGGTAACCGATGCGGCTGAGGAAATATTCAATCAACATCGGAATGTCTTCGCTGCGATGCCGGAGTGGCGGCAAGCGGATGGAAACGGCGCTGAGCCGATATAGCAAATCTTCGCGAAACGTTTCTTGTTGAACTGCTTTTTCAAGGTCACGGTTCGTGGCGGCGATGATCCGTACATTCGCTTTGCGAGGGACGACATCGCCAACGGCGGTAAATTCGCCTTGTTCTAAGACTCTCAATAATTTCGCTTGAATCGCGAGCGGAAGTTCACCGATTTCATCCAATAGAATCGAACCACCACTGGATAATTCAAACAGCCCTTTTCGATCGGCGTCCGCCCCGGTGAAGGAGCCTTTGACATGCCCGAACAACTCACTCTCAATCACCGTTTCGCTCAAAGTCACTGGAGCGATTGGCAAGTAGGGTTTGTCACTGCGGCGACTATGGCGATGGATCGCAGCGGCCGCGAGTTCTTTGCCGGTGCCCGTTTCGCCCGTGATCAGCACCGATAAGTCGCTGTCAGCTACCAACGCGATTTGACGGAATACTTGTTGCATCGCCGGGGATTTGCCGACCAATAATGAAGCATCCGCCCCTGCGGGCGTTGCCCTCTCGTCGGCTTGCACGGGGGGACCCGCGTGGAGAGCTTGTTCCACTGCTTGGGCTGCGTCTTCTAAGCGAAACGGCTTGGTGAGATAGTCACAAGCTCCGGCATGAACCGCGCCGACCGCCGTTTCCAAATCGCCGAATGCGGTCATGACAATCACCGGAGCGTCGTGGCTGGCTTGGCGTAATTGAGGCAACGCGCTGATGCCGTCTTCACCGGGCAAACGGACGTCGAGCAGAATCAAATCAAGCGGCCGGGAATGGGCGATCTGTAGTGCCGCTTCGGCGGAAGAGGCGATCAGCACTTCATGCCCCGCATCACTTAGCAGACGCTGGAAACCCCAGCAAATGGTCGGCTCGTCATCGACAACAAGAATGCAGCGTTTGGGGGTCATCGGGATTCGTCGCGGGGAGCGGGGAGGCGGGGAGAACAA
This window encodes:
- a CDS encoding sigma-54-dependent transcriptional regulator encodes the protein MTPKRCILVVDDEPTICWGFQRLLSDAGHEVLIASSAEAALQIAHSRPLDLILLDVRLPGEDGISALPQLRQASHDAPVIVMTAFGDLETAVGAVHAGACDYLTKPFRLEDAAQAVEQALHAGPPVQADERATPAGADASLLVGKSPAMQQVFRQIALVADSDLSVLITGETGTGKELAAAAIHRHSRRSDKPYLPIAPVTLSETVIESELFGHVKGSFTGADADRKGLFELSSGGSILLDEIGELPLAIQAKLLRVLEQGEFTAVGDVVPRKANVRIIAATNRDLEKAVQQETFREDLLYRLSAVSIRLPPLRHRSEDIPMLIEYFLSRIGYPSAAHAIDESVIEELQKRPWWGNVRELRNAVEHASVLARGRPLRLDDFPEPRQGGTLELAAGGSLAAAVATWTQRELSNAPTDLRDLNERFLSATMPTFLRLVVQHTEGNRAAAAEMLGMHRGTLREWLKRYPPETETTEET